A region from the Candidatus Kryptoniota bacterium genome encodes:
- the queC gene encoding 7-cyano-7-deazaguanine synthase QueC, giving the protein MKANETPGNVERVVVSFSGGLDSTTLLCWALRRYEVNALTFHYGSKHARQEIKAAESITAKFGVAHKIIHLPFINELFNSDLLASGGTIPEGHYEDNSMRRTVVPFRNGIMLSIAVGYAESIGATTVLYAAHSGDHAIYPDCRPEFLNAMSEAGRLGTYAGVEIKDPFIGMSKGDIVTLGTDLQVPFGSTYSCYNGRPKHCGKCGACVERKEAFVLAGVPDPTTYESE; this is encoded by the coding sequence ATGAAAGCCAATGAAACTCCGGGAAACGTGGAAAGAGTGGTCGTATCATTTTCTGGCGGTCTTGATTCGACAACACTTCTGTGCTGGGCACTGCGCAGGTATGAAGTGAACGCCCTCACTTTCCACTACGGCTCCAAGCACGCCCGACAGGAAATTAAAGCCGCAGAAAGCATCACCGCGAAATTTGGTGTCGCGCACAAAATCATACACCTTCCATTTATAAATGAGCTGTTCAACTCAGACCTTCTTGCAAGCGGTGGAACAATTCCCGAAGGACATTATGAAGACAATTCAATGAGAAGAACCGTGGTCCCGTTCCGCAACGGGATAATGTTGTCGATAGCCGTCGGGTATGCTGAGTCGATAGGCGCCACGACTGTTCTCTATGCCGCACACTCCGGCGATCATGCAATCTACCCGGATTGTCGGCCTGAGTTCTTAAACGCGATGTCGGAAGCTGGAAGACTGGGCACTTACGCCGGAGTGGAAATAAAAGATCCTTTTATCGGGATGTCGAAAGGGGATATCGTAACTCTCGGAACCGATCTTCAAGTCCCATTCGGATCAACTTACTCCTGTTACAATGGAAGACCCAAACACTGCGGAAAGTGCGGGGCATGCGTTGAACGAAAGGAAGCCTTCGTGCTCGCCGGCGTACCTGACCCGACGACGTACGAATCGGAGTAA
- a CDS encoding CPBP family intramembrane glutamic endopeptidase: MEKEADSVIKSKSDGGGFKNTLIVLSPLLVCILSFFTAHIFKSVWDVWAWVPIVIIYWIIISFFILWGGGRASIRRWLQPSRSHWGWAVFAVALALPSLRMILTQSYLLKGVLIWLPWLLLGLTNPFLEEGYWRGLILDITSKWPTWVAIIYSSLFFMLNHLVGLGTTSIACRNPIFLTTVFLSGVCFGIIYFKTRSLRWLIFSHALTDLFSLSVPVFLNLYVPPG, encoded by the coding sequence ATGGAAAAAGAAGCAGATTCGGTCATCAAGTCAAAATCAGATGGTGGAGGCTTCAAGAACACTTTAATTGTTTTGTCGCCTTTGTTGGTATGTATTCTAAGCTTCTTCACTGCTCACATATTCAAATCTGTCTGGGATGTTTGGGCATGGGTACCAATAGTCATCATTTATTGGATAATAATCTCCTTCTTTATTCTATGGGGAGGTGGAAGAGCGTCGATCAGGAGGTGGTTGCAACCCTCGAGGAGCCATTGGGGTTGGGCAGTGTTTGCAGTTGCATTAGCTCTTCCGTCCTTAAGAATGATCCTCACACAAAGTTATCTTCTTAAGGGTGTTCTTATCTGGCTTCCTTGGCTGTTGTTAGGTTTGACAAATCCGTTCCTGGAGGAAGGATATTGGCGGGGACTTATTCTAGATATTACAAGTAAATGGCCGACATGGGTAGCCATAATTTATTCAAGTTTATTCTTCATGTTGAATCATCTTGTCGGTTTGGGAACCACTTCAATCGCTTGCCGTAATCCGATATTCCTGACCACCGTGTTTCTCTCGGGCGTTTGTTTCGGCATAATTTATTTCAAGACGAGAAGTCTGCGGTGGCTTATCTTTTCGCATGCTTTAACAGATCTTTTCAGCTTGAGTGTGCCGGTCTTCTTGAATCTTTATGTTCCGCCTGGTTAA
- a CDS encoding heme-binding beta-barrel domain-containing protein — MDEKTLKELGPIGRLAGVWEGVIGEDTAPSDDRKTEKNKYREKMVLEPTGLTQNHEQNLYGLRYHTQAWRLSESDPFHDEVGYWLWDAAANEVMKCVLIPRGVSLIAGGKVEPDAKHFKLTAQERSSIFGVCSTPFLDKEFKTVSFELEMTFDDDRSFSYHEVTRIRIKGQKELFEHSDRNKLVRV; from the coding sequence ATGGATGAGAAGACTCTGAAAGAATTGGGGCCGATAGGTCGATTGGCTGGAGTTTGGGAAGGTGTCATCGGAGAAGACACGGCCCCATCTGATGACCGGAAGACGGAAAAGAATAAATACCGCGAGAAAATGGTTTTGGAGCCAACCGGATTAACGCAGAATCATGAACAGAATCTTTATGGTCTACGATACCACACTCAAGCCTGGCGGCTAAGCGAGTCCGATCCCTTCCACGACGAAGTTGGATATTGGCTTTGGGACGCCGCGGCCAATGAGGTTATGAAATGTGTCCTGATTCCCAGAGGTGTTTCGTTAATTGCCGGAGGCAAGGTGGAGCCCGACGCTAAGCACTTCAAATTAACCGCTCAGGAACGGTCGTCCATCTTCGGGGTCTGTTCCACTCCATTCCTCGATAAGGAGTTCAAAACAGTTTCCTTCGAGCTGGAAATGACTTTCGATGACGACAGAAGTTTCAGTTACCATGAGGTGACTAGGATCCGGATCAAGGGCCAGAAGGAACTATTCGAGCATAGTGATCGGAACAAGCTGGTACGAGTCTAG
- a CDS encoding DUF362 domain-containing protein, whose translation MKKNGEEGKSQTSSSRRKFLQTIGTATAGLIIAPYIKPGSVFAYKHHVSLSSQPQVGITQTINTNADSYDPTTVKQKVQYLFDQLGGISDVVKAGDKVAIKINLTGGSGNATSTLLNGVSITEAMWTHPAVLQAVGELLIDAGVTAGDIYIVDSLWDTGSKAPFGSSDSFGYAAVQKALGCNMIDLNNATPYSSFVDMSTGSNPFNFASLKMNQILKDVDVYVSIPKLKQHAEAGLTCSLKNQVGTVPKALYTIQTNTGRRQQLHNPTGGASNSYLPESICDLNAARPVSLAVVDGIKNAKGGEGVWISTFVPYASHVLLAGKEPVSTDSIGAYLMGLDCEAKSLQLPDGKTTCDNYLDLLHTKGMGTNQLKDINIVGDGASLITSVRPHNDVRLPSNFLLLPNFPNPFNPSTRIVFYMPKAARVSVKVFTVTGSEIQTLVEGEVPAGQHDLYWSAEGLASGVYLCRMETDNFSDTIKMIYMK comes from the coding sequence TTGAAGAAGAATGGAGAAGAAGGCAAATCGCAGACGAGTTCTTCCAGAAGAAAATTCCTGCAAACGATAGGCACGGCGACTGCTGGGCTGATAATTGCTCCTTATATAAAACCCGGAAGCGTCTTTGCCTACAAGCATCATGTTTCCTTGTCATCCCAGCCTCAAGTAGGGATCACCCAGACGATCAATACTAATGCAGACTCATATGATCCTACGACCGTCAAGCAAAAAGTGCAATACCTGTTCGATCAACTCGGCGGAATCAGCGATGTGGTGAAGGCGGGCGATAAGGTTGCGATAAAAATTAACCTGACCGGTGGGTCAGGCAATGCCACGAGTACTCTGCTTAACGGCGTGTCAATTACAGAAGCTATGTGGACCCACCCTGCGGTTCTTCAGGCAGTTGGCGAATTATTGATTGATGCGGGTGTTACTGCTGGTGACATTTACATTGTGGATTCCTTGTGGGACACGGGCTCCAAAGCGCCGTTCGGATCCAGCGACAGCTTCGGCTATGCTGCTGTTCAGAAAGCTCTGGGCTGTAACATGATTGATCTTAACAATGCAACGCCTTACAGCAGCTTTGTCGACATGTCGACAGGTAGCAATCCATTTAACTTTGCATCTCTTAAAATGAATCAAATACTAAAAGATGTCGATGTCTATGTCTCGATACCGAAGTTGAAGCAGCATGCTGAAGCAGGCCTCACGTGCTCGCTAAAAAATCAGGTTGGCACTGTTCCGAAAGCTCTTTACACGATACAAACCAATACGGGCCGGCGGCAGCAGCTCCATAATCCAACCGGCGGGGCATCGAATAGCTACCTCCCGGAATCCATCTGCGATCTCAACGCTGCTCGTCCCGTAAGTCTTGCAGTGGTAGATGGGATCAAGAATGCCAAGGGCGGGGAAGGTGTTTGGATTTCCACTTTCGTTCCATACGCTAGCCATGTTTTGTTGGCGGGGAAGGAACCTGTTTCGACCGACAGTATTGGAGCCTACCTGATGGGACTAGATTGCGAAGCCAAGAGCCTTCAGTTGCCTGACGGCAAGACAACTTGTGATAACTACCTTGATTTACTCCACACCAAAGGAATGGGGACGAATCAACTTAAGGATATTAACATCGTCGGTGACGGAGCGAGTCTGATTACGTCCGTCCGACCGCACAACGACGTCAGACTCCCGAGCAATTTCCTTTTGCTTCCGAATTTCCCGAACCCATTCAACCCATCCACCAGAATAGTGTTCTATATGCCGAAGGCCGCAAGGGTTTCGGTCAAAGTCTTCACAGTCACCGGGAGTGAGATTCAAACGCTTGTTGAAGGTGAAGTTCCTGCGGGGCAACATGACCTCTACTGGAGCGCAGAGGGATTGGCCAGCGGAGTCTACTTGTGCAGGATGGAGACTGACAACTTCTCCGACACGATTAAGATGATCTACATGAAATAA
- a CDS encoding DUF4386 domain-containing protein, which produces MKSSKKTARIAGVLYLLVGIFGGFAEGFVEPKMYIAGNAAATAANVIANPLLVRIGVVADLLDQTFFVFLALTLYILLKHVNKNVARVMLILVSLAAGIGCLNAVFEFEGLRVATNSGYAAAFGIEGSRALIYLLLETQHYGILIAQIFFGLWLVPLGYLAYKSEMFPKWLGEFLIVGGVCYLVDLLAAFLVPDFGQKIHSFVVIPSAIAEISMVAYLLVVGVRSQKPGGPISQSSE; this is translated from the coding sequence ATGAAATCAAGCAAGAAGACAGCGAGAATCGCGGGCGTCCTCTACTTGCTCGTCGGCATCTTCGGCGGCTTTGCAGAAGGATTTGTTGAACCCAAGATGTACATTGCCGGCAACGCGGCGGCCACGGCTGCGAATGTTATCGCGAACCCCTTACTTGTTCGCATAGGCGTTGTCGCTGACCTGTTGGATCAGACATTCTTTGTCTTTCTGGCCCTGACCCTTTACATCCTGCTGAAGCATGTGAACAAGAACGTGGCGAGGGTAATGTTGATCCTCGTCTCTCTCGCTGCCGGCATCGGATGCCTCAATGCGGTCTTCGAGTTTGAGGGCTTGCGTGTGGCAACCAACAGTGGATATGCTGCCGCCTTTGGCATCGAGGGTTCGCGTGCTCTCATATATCTTTTACTTGAAACCCAGCACTATGGTATCCTCATCGCGCAGATATTCTTTGGCCTGTGGCTGGTGCCGCTTGGGTATCTCGCTTACAAATCAGAGATGTTCCCCAAGTGGCTCGGCGAGTTTCTCATCGTGGGTGGGGTCTGCTACCTCGTTGACCTGCTCGCTGCTTTCCTTGTCCCCGACTTCGGTCAAAAGATTCACTCCTTCGTCGTCATTCCGTCAGCAATCGCGGAAATCTCGATGGTTGCATACCTGCTCGTGGTTGGCGTGAGATCGCAAAAGCCAGGCGGACCCATCTCCCAAAGTTCCGAATGA
- a CDS encoding NAD-dependent epimerase/dehydratase family protein: protein MQTILGANGTIGSVLAKELTAYTKQIRLVSRNPKKVNETDDLFPADLSDASQVEKAIEGSEVVYLLVGFDYNIKVWQNNWPKLMRATIDACIKYKAKLVFFDNVYVYDIYAIPHMTENSLINPASKKGAVRKEIADMLLNEVKSGKLTALIARSADFYGPNNDRSFLLEMVYKNIKKGKKPNWFIDANKKHSFTYTPDAAKATALLGNTADAYNQVWHLPTDRNALTGKEMIALFAKGMNVENKVSILPMWLLRILGLFIPIMKEMPEMMYQYDRDYFFDSSKFDKRFSFKTTTYQEGVKLTIEQTRK from the coding sequence ATGCAAACAATTTTGGGAGCAAACGGAACAATAGGTTCTGTATTAGCAAAGGAATTAACGGCTTACACCAAGCAAATAAGATTAGTAAGTCGCAATCCTAAAAAAGTAAATGAAACAGACGACTTATTCCCAGCCGATTTATCAGATGCAAGTCAGGTAGAAAAAGCTATTGAGGGTTCTGAAGTTGTGTATCTATTAGTTGGATTTGATTACAACATAAAAGTTTGGCAAAATAATTGGCCGAAACTTATGCGTGCCACAATAGATGCATGTATTAAGTACAAAGCGAAATTGGTATTCTTTGACAATGTCTACGTCTATGATATATATGCTATCCCGCACATGACTGAAAATTCACTCATAAACCCAGCAAGTAAAAAAGGGGCGGTTAGAAAAGAAATTGCTGACATGCTTTTAAATGAAGTAAAATCGGGGAAATTGACCGCACTAATCGCTCGTTCTGCTGATTTTTATGGCCCTAATAATGACAGGAGCTTTTTACTTGAAATGGTTTACAAAAACATTAAGAAGGGCAAGAAACCCAATTGGTTCATTGATGCAAATAAAAAACATTCCTTTACGTATACACCTGATGCAGCCAAGGCTACTGCACTATTGGGAAACACTGCTGATGCATACAACCAAGTGTGGCATTTGCCCACCGATAGAAATGCCTTAACAGGTAAAGAAATGATAGCATTGTTTGCCAAAGGAATGAATGTAGAAAACAAGGTTTCTATATTGCCGATGTGGTTATTGAGAATACTCGGTTTATTCATTCCAATAATGAAAGAGATGCCTGAAATGATGTATCAATACGATCGGGATTACTTTTTTGATTCAAGCAAATTTGATAAACGATTTAGCTTTAAAACTACAACCTATCAGGAAGGTGTAAAATTAACAATTGAGCAAACAAGAAAATAA
- a CDS encoding tyrosine-type recombinase/integrase, producing the protein MLLSEFRNWAVEYGETNFSKKTAEWYRISLDSLIKLIGDKEVTSVTPLEIEKYKTLRKKDVAEATVNINLRAIKSCFRKAFELELLQKNPTEKIKGIREADQCPLYLTNKEASEFLGAAQREQWFGKIVLFAIQTGLRRGEITNLLKKDVDIANRVMQVHSTTGYRVKFGKRRVVTLNDVALQIVKERMTANDSEPLFTDEDGKAIDPTVLTKKFRKYVRELGLNRKLHFHSLRHTFGSLLCQNNVPLRDIQELMGHSRITVTEKYAHTSPEHLHMSTGVMSTLTASSTGMFSWN; encoded by the coding sequence ATGTTACTGTCAGAATTCAGAAACTGGGCGGTCGAGTATGGGGAGACGAACTTCTCAAAGAAAACAGCCGAATGGTACAGAATATCACTCGACTCGCTGATAAAACTCATCGGAGACAAGGAAGTTACTTCTGTCACGCCACTCGAAATAGAAAAATACAAGACGTTGCGCAAGAAAGATGTTGCCGAGGCGACTGTAAACATAAATCTTCGCGCGATCAAGAGTTGCTTTCGGAAGGCATTCGAGCTGGAACTTCTTCAGAAGAATCCGACTGAAAAAATCAAAGGCATACGTGAAGCAGATCAGTGTCCGCTTTACCTCACAAACAAGGAAGCTTCAGAATTTCTAGGTGCCGCTCAACGTGAGCAATGGTTTGGCAAGATCGTCCTTTTCGCAATACAAACCGGGCTAAGGAGAGGCGAGATTACAAACCTCCTGAAGAAGGACGTGGATATCGCTAACAGGGTCATGCAAGTCCATTCGACGACTGGGTACAGGGTCAAATTCGGCAAACGGAGAGTCGTCACGCTCAACGATGTGGCTCTTCAAATCGTCAAAGAGCGGATGACCGCCAATGATTCCGAGCCGCTTTTCACGGACGAGGATGGCAAAGCAATTGATCCGACCGTGCTAACAAAGAAGTTCAGAAAATACGTAAGGGAATTGGGTCTGAACAGAAAGCTACATTTTCATTCCTTGCGACACACTTTTGGATCCCTTCTTTGCCAGAACAATGTGCCGTTGAGGGACATCCAGGAGTTGATGGGACATTCGCGGATAACCGTGACAGAAAAGTACGCGCATACATCTCCGGAACATTTACACATGTCTACTGGGGTAATGTCGACTCTGACTGCTTCATCTACGGGAATGTTCAGCTGGAACTAA
- a CDS encoding transposase: MRREKSEISTQFLVWRTKHNLDLTEELTKGILVAKRAMENVRKMSTRKVADIHLTSVISDMILRDFSYGKRAKIDPAKFRLPIAGSKIRYDTSTSILHIPCLDAKIFAPLPIGLSRIWKAELDEENVYLTFELPCARRIASERYLGIDVNVSRAPIVVGDPRTGEFWKLGAELFELRKRHEASVAALKRAGNFRALKGATGNYSNRMNSALHRITKEVVMMAAERKSGIVMEDLSGIEHKERDHWREKMLKQWGYSRLQHLIDYKAGLMGVEVHYVSPYETSSRCYLHRIKGERSKTNIFYCSLGHSLDGDANAAFNIALKFLTDSVVS; this comes from the coding sequence ATGAGGAGGGAAAAATCAGAGATCAGCACACAATTCCTCGTTTGGCGAACGAAACATAATCTTGATCTGACCGAGGAATTGACAAAAGGAATTCTCGTCGCCAAGCGTGCCATGGAGAACGTGCGTAAGATGTCCACGAGGAAGGTAGCGGATATCCACCTGACTTCGGTAATAAGCGACATGATACTCAGGGATTTCTCTTATGGAAAGAGGGCGAAGATTGATCCGGCGAAGTTCAGGCTTCCGATCGCGGGGAGCAAAATACGCTATGACACATCGACGTCGATTCTCCATATCCCATGTCTGGACGCGAAAATATTTGCTCCACTTCCGATCGGTTTGTCAAGAATATGGAAGGCGGAGCTGGACGAAGAGAACGTGTATCTAACGTTCGAATTACCGTGTGCTCGGAGAATTGCGTCGGAAAGATACCTGGGGATTGATGTCAATGTATCGCGTGCTCCAATCGTGGTGGGGGATCCAAGGACCGGGGAGTTCTGGAAACTCGGAGCAGAGCTCTTCGAGCTAAGAAAACGGCATGAAGCATCCGTGGCGGCTCTGAAAAGAGCAGGCAATTTCAGGGCACTCAAGGGCGCAACGGGCAACTACTCGAACAGGATGAATTCGGCACTGCACAGGATAACGAAGGAAGTGGTGATGATGGCGGCTGAACGTAAGTCGGGTATCGTCATGGAGGATCTTTCCGGCATCGAACACAAGGAAAGAGACCATTGGCGAGAGAAGATGCTGAAGCAGTGGGGGTACTCGAGACTTCAACATCTTATTGACTACAAGGCAGGCCTCATGGGGGTAGAAGTCCATTATGTGTCTCCCTATGAGACGAGCTCCCGATGTTACCTCCACAGGATCAAGGGCGAGAGATCGAAGACAAACATATTCTATTGTTCTCTTGGTCATTCGCTGGACGGAGATGCCAATGCTGCATTCAACATTGCGCTGAAGTTTTTGACGGATAGCGTCGTGAGCTAA
- a CDS encoding helix-turn-helix transcriptional regulator: MTVGEKVRYLRMKKDLSQNELARLADLAQPTIWRLEAGDQLTLKGNHAVRLANALGTSVDFLLSDREKCNTTDFVGHDDGIDELVKLYVDSNQNVREKILDYARFVNIKP, from the coding sequence ATGACAGTCGGAGAAAAAGTAAGATATCTTAGAATGAAGAAAGACTTAAGTCAGAACGAACTCGCCCGGCTAGCTGACTTAGCGCAGCCCACAATCTGGCGCCTGGAAGCCGGCGACCAGCTTACTCTCAAAGGCAATCACGCGGTGCGGCTTGCAAATGCCCTCGGCACATCGGTCGATTTTCTTCTTTCAGACAGAGAGAAATGTAACACCACCGATTTCGTGGGCCACGACGACGGGATTGACGAGCTCGTGAAGCTTTACGTCGACTCGAATCAAAACGTGCGCGAGAAGATTTTGGACTACGCGCGATTCGTAAATATTAAACCATAA
- a CDS encoding IS110 family transposase has product MRKTNPVDARKLARSLRNGEIKGIYVPSKQAREDRALVRMRHVFIKKQTRVKNQIKSFLFFHGIKLPEDIDERYWSLRFIKWLDTLTDNEQSSGSYALKMLMEELKNLRKMILEVTEKIRRLSQEERYKEDAANVVTMPGFSTVSAMTVLTEIVDINRFETRFKLRAYFGIVPGQHSTGDDETVTGLTPMRNAMLRNIIVEGSWIAVRKDPALTIAFTQLTKRMKKDEAIIRIARKMIDRLWYVLKNKKAYQIGVVE; this is encoded by the coding sequence GTGAGAAAGACCAACCCTGTTGATGCACGTAAGCTGGCACGGTCGCTAAGGAACGGAGAAATCAAAGGTATATATGTACCGTCAAAGCAAGCGCGAGAGGACCGAGCGCTAGTGAGGATGCGTCATGTGTTTATAAAGAAACAAACGAGGGTGAAGAACCAGATAAAATCTTTTCTGTTCTTCCACGGGATCAAATTGCCCGAAGATATTGACGAAAGATACTGGTCGCTTAGATTCATCAAATGGTTGGATACCCTTACGGACAATGAACAGAGCAGCGGCAGTTATGCTCTTAAGATGCTGATGGAAGAATTAAAGAATCTACGAAAGATGATCCTGGAGGTAACTGAGAAGATACGGCGATTGTCACAAGAGGAGAGATACAAAGAAGATGCGGCAAATGTCGTAACCATGCCTGGTTTCAGCACGGTATCGGCAATGACCGTGTTGACAGAGATCGTTGACATCAATCGATTTGAGACGAGATTCAAGTTGAGGGCTTACTTCGGAATTGTCCCGGGACAGCATTCCACTGGGGATGATGAGACTGTGACTGGCCTTACGCCAATGAGGAACGCCATGCTCAGAAACATAATCGTGGAAGGATCGTGGATTGCGGTACGGAAAGATCCCGCATTGACCATAGCTTTTACTCAGCTGACCAAGCGGATGAAAAAAGATGAAGCGATAATCAGAATTGCAAGAAAGATGATAGATCGACTCTGGTATGTCTTGAAAAACAAGAAAGCATATCAGATAGGAGTGGTTGAATAA
- the cas2e gene encoding type I-E CRISPR-associated endoribonuclease Cas2e — MTVIVLENVPPRLRGRLAIWLLEVRAGVYVGDVSRRVREMIWATIEKGADEGNAVMAWSTNTESGFDFMTCGKNRRIPVEMDGLKLVSFLPPEEGQQENGGDKNA, encoded by the coding sequence ATGACGGTCATCGTGCTTGAAAATGTTCCTCCCCGTCTGAGAGGTCGATTGGCAATTTGGCTTCTTGAGGTGCGGGCCGGAGTTTACGTTGGGGATGTATCGAGAAGAGTCCGCGAGATGATTTGGGCCACAATCGAGAAGGGTGCGGACGAAGGAAACGCAGTAATGGCATGGAGTACAAACACCGAATCTGGCTTTGACTTTATGACGTGCGGCAAGAATCGAAGAATCCCCGTGGAAATGGATGGACTGAAGCTTGTGTCGTTCTTACCCCCCGAAGAGGGACAACAAGAAAATGGTGGGGACAAAAATGCATAA
- the cas1e gene encoding type I-E CRISPR-associated endonuclease Cas1e → MEPILPPLKPIPIKDRVSVLFIEKGNVDVLDGAFVVVDKNGVRTHIPLGSVACLMLEPGTRISHAAVTLASRVGCLLVWIGDGGVRLYSSGQPGGARADRLLYQAKLALDDDARLKVVRKMYALRFKEEPPAKRSVQQLQGIEGVRVRKMYDLIAKQYGVQWKSRNYDYTEWESGDVPNRCLSSATACLYGICEAAILAAGYAPAVGFIHTGKPQSFVYDIADVFKFETVVPVAFKIAAGYPSNPEQEVRLACRDTFRQSRILDRIIPMIEEILAAGGLQVPEAPEESVEIVIPNKENLGDDGHRA, encoded by the coding sequence ATGGAACCAATTCTTCCTCCGCTCAAACCTATTCCAATAAAGGACCGGGTGTCTGTTCTGTTCATTGAGAAGGGAAACGTTGACGTTCTCGATGGCGCTTTTGTTGTCGTGGACAAGAACGGTGTGCGAACACATATCCCTCTCGGAAGTGTTGCATGTCTCATGCTTGAACCTGGCACACGAATCTCACATGCGGCTGTAACGCTTGCTTCACGAGTGGGATGCCTGCTCGTCTGGATAGGAGACGGCGGTGTGCGACTGTACTCCTCGGGGCAGCCTGGCGGAGCAAGAGCAGACAGGCTGTTGTATCAGGCGAAGTTAGCACTCGACGATGATGCACGTTTGAAGGTCGTTCGGAAGATGTACGCGCTTCGGTTCAAAGAAGAACCTCCGGCAAAACGAAGCGTGCAGCAGCTCCAGGGGATTGAAGGTGTCCGTGTACGAAAGATGTACGATCTCATTGCAAAACAGTACGGTGTACAATGGAAATCAAGAAACTACGACTATACCGAGTGGGAAAGCGGCGATGTTCCGAATCGTTGCCTGAGTTCAGCCACCGCATGTCTTTACGGAATATGCGAAGCCGCAATCTTGGCAGCAGGATATGCTCCGGCGGTTGGATTCATCCATACCGGCAAACCACAATCATTTGTTTACGATATTGCGGATGTCTTTAAATTCGAGACAGTTGTGCCTGTCGCCTTCAAAATCGCAGCAGGATATCCATCAAATCCAGAACAGGAGGTCCGACTTGCCTGTCGAGATACTTTCCGGCAATCTCGGATCCTTGATCGCATCATTCCAATGATCGAGGAAATCCTAGCAGCAGGAGGATTGCAGGTGCCGGAAGCGCCCGAAGAATCAGTTGAAATCGTAATCCCAAACAAGGAGAATCTCGGCGATGACGGTCATCGTGCTTGA
- the cas5e gene encoding type I-E CRISPR-associated protein Cas5/CasD has product MSTEKKYLALRLEGPFQSWGFDSQYNRRNTGLMPTKSAIAGICCAALGYPRGSNDEKKLLTSFASLRMTAIAIPRPGTKSELPVRRLQDYHTVQNTKTAEGKIKDTHITHRQYLTDAAFGVLLEGEATLLDGIATALKEPKWGIWLGRKSCIPSAPVLAGLSNNQRDALRLLIGEESIDSFERQEEVDDFAEGRDSLPDIAVSFAIEKRSYSPRRVALRPKKESNNKN; this is encoded by the coding sequence ATGTCAACTGAGAAGAAATACCTCGCCCTTAGATTGGAAGGACCGTTTCAATCGTGGGGATTCGACAGCCAGTATAATCGTCGCAATACCGGATTGATGCCGACCAAGAGCGCAATCGCCGGAATATGTTGCGCAGCACTGGGCTATCCTCGAGGAAGCAATGATGAGAAGAAGTTACTTACTTCTTTCGCATCACTTCGAATGACGGCAATCGCAATCCCTCGGCCAGGCACAAAGAGTGAGTTGCCAGTTCGACGTCTTCAAGATTATCACACTGTGCAGAACACCAAGACTGCGGAAGGTAAAATCAAGGATACGCATATTACACATCGGCAATACTTGACTGATGCAGCCTTCGGTGTGCTGTTGGAAGGAGAAGCGACTTTGTTAGATGGAATCGCTACCGCTCTTAAAGAGCCGAAGTGGGGCATCTGGCTTGGACGCAAGTCCTGCATTCCATCAGCGCCCGTACTCGCCGGCTTGAGTAACAATCAGAGGGATGCACTGCGCCTCCTCATCGGAGAAGAATCCATCGACTCATTTGAGCGGCAAGAGGAGGTTGATGATTTTGCAGAGGGTCGCGATTCACTTCCCGATATCGCCGTTTCATTTGCCATTGAGAAAAGATCGTACTCACCAAGAAGAGTAGCATTGCGACCGAAGAAAGAATCTAATAATAAAAACTAA